The genomic stretch ACCACACGTGGATGCGCTGCGAGGTCGACGGGTCGGACCTGTCGGTCACGCTGGTCCGGCGGGCCCCCGGCGCGGACGGCATCCGCCTGGTCGCGTCCCCGGAAGCGTCCTGACGCGCGACGGTTCGACCGGGAGGCCCGTCCCGCCTCCGTCAGACCGGCCCGCCCGGTCAGACCGGCTCGCCCAGCTGTTCCGGCATCTGGAAGAACGCGAGCTCCTGCGCCACCGACTGCCGGAACGCGCGCGCCATCCGCCCCCGCAGCTCGGGGTCGGCCCGCCGCGCGAGCTCCTCGACGAGCTCCGTGGCCCGCACGCTCGAGGCCGCGAACCCCGGGTCCCCGTACGCCGTGATCCAGTCGGCGAACGGGTGCCCGACCGGAGCCGTGCCGAGCCGTTCCCCGACCCAGGCGTAGACCCGGAAGCAGGGCAGCACCGCGGCCGCGAGCACGCTGACGTCCCCGGTGCCGGCACCCTGCCGTGCCGCGTCGGCCAGGTGTGCCAGGTACCCGGCGCACACCGGGTGCACCGGGTCGTCACTGTGCGATCCGGCGAGCCGACGGTGGTGCAGGTCGCGGGCCTCAGCGGCGCAGCCCTCGCTGGCGGTCCTCCAGAACGCGGCAGCCTCCCCGGTGGACCCGGCAGCGATCGTGGCGAGATGCTGTTCGTACGCCCGCAGGTAGTGGACGTCCTGCGCCAGGTAGCCCGCGAACACTTCGGGGTCGAGCGTGCCGTCGGCCAGACCCCTAAGGAACCGGCAGTCCAGCGTCTCGTCGAGCACCTCGGCCGCGTCGACCCACCAGGCGTCGGTCCATCGTGGTGTCGGCAGGGCCGCCCGGACGAGGGCGTTGTGGTCGATCGGCCCGTGACCGCGGCCGACCTGCAGCGCGTCGGCACCGCGGAGGGCGGCGGTCAGCCAGGTCTTCGCCGACCCGACCGCCAGCTCCCAGTCGCCGTGCCGGGCGACGAGGGTGGCGATCGCACTCGACAGGGAGCACCCGGTGCCGTGCGTGTTCGTCGTCGCGACCCGGGGGCCGGTGAACACCCGGACGCTGCCGTCCGGGGCGACCAGGGCGTCGTCCGAGCTCGGCCCGTCGTCGTGGCCGCCCTTCGCGAGCACCCGGACGTCCCACCGTCGGGCGACGGCACGAGCAGCGTTGATGCCGTCGGTCGTGATGCCGTCGATCGTGGTGCCGTCGGTCGACGCCGCGCCCGCCAGCTGGGCGAGGACCCGGAGTTCGTCGCGGTTCGGCGTGACCAGGTCGGCGAGGGCGAACAACTCCGTCATCGCGGACTCGGCATCCGTGTCGAGCAGCCGGTCGCCGCTCGTCGCCACCATCACCGGGTCGACCACCACCCACGCCGGCCGGTGTGCCCGGAGCCAGTCGACGACGACCCGCACCACCTCGGCCGTGCCGAGCATCCCGGTCTTCACCGCGTCGATCGTCACGTCGTCCGACACCGCGTCGAGCTGCTGCCGGAGGAACACCGCGTCGGGGACGTGCACCGACCGGACCCCGACGGTGTCCTGCGCGACCAGTGCCGTGACGACCGCCATGCCGTACCCGTCGTGCGCCGCGATCGACTTGAGGTCCGCCTGCACCCCGGCACCACCCGTCGGGTCCGTGCCGGCGATGCTGAGCACCCGCGGCAGCGGCGCAACCGGAACACCTGCGCCCACGCCTGCGCTCCCGCTCACCGTCCCGCTCCGTCCCACGCCGCCACGAACGCCCGAGCGGCAGCGCCCGGGTCCGGCGCCGCACAGATCCCCGACACGACGGCGACACCTGCGGCCCCGGCCTGCCGGAGCGGTCCGACGTCGTCGAGGGTCACGCCACCGATGCCGACGCACGGCACGGTCGTCGTCGCCGCGAGCCGTCCGAACCCGGCGACGCCGAGCGCCGGCGGGTGGTCCGGCTTCGTGCTGGTCGGGTGCACCACCCCGACTCCGAGCAGGTCGACCGACCCGGCGGGCATCGTCGCGACCTCCACCAGGTGCCGCGTCGTGTTCGCCGTCAGCCCGACGTGGGCGTCCGGGCCGA from Curtobacterium sp. MCLR17_032 encodes the following:
- the thiD gene encoding bifunctional hydroxymethylpyrimidine kinase/phosphomethylpyrimidine kinase, translated to MLSIAGTDPTGGAGVQADLKSIAAHDGYGMAVVTALVAQDTVGVRSVHVPDAVFLRQQLDAVSDDVTIDAVKTGMLGTAEVVRVVVDWLRAHRPAWVVVDPVMVATSGDRLLDTDAESAMTELFALADLVTPNRDELRVLAQLAGAASTDGTTIDGITTDGINAARAVARRWDVRVLAKGGHDDGPSSDDALVAPDGSVRVFTGPRVATTNTHGTGCSLSSAIATLVARHGDWELAVGSAKTWLTAALRGADALQVGRGHGPIDHNALVRAALPTPRWTDAWWVDAAEVLDETLDCRFLRGLADGTLDPEVFAGYLAQDVHYLRAYEQHLATIAAGSTGEAAAFWRTASEGCAAEARDLHHRRLAGSHSDDPVHPVCAGYLAHLADAARQGAGTGDVSVLAAAVLPCFRVYAWVGERLGTAPVGHPFADWITAYGDPGFAASSVRATELVEELARRADPELRGRMARAFRQSVAQELAFFQMPEQLGEPV
- the thiE gene encoding thiamine phosphate synthase, which produces MPGTDDFGVYLVTDSAMAERHGHGVLGVVRAAVGAGVRIVQVRDKTASARDLLALTAAVADAVGDRALVVVDDRLDVALAARHAGHRVAGVHLGQSDVPASAARALLGPDAHVGLTANTTRHLVEVATMPAGSVDLLGVGVVHPTSTKPDHPPALGVAGFGRLAATTTVPCVGIGGVTLDDVGPLRQAGAAGVAVVSGICAAPDPGAAARAFVAAWDGAGR